The proteins below are encoded in one region of Acanthochromis polyacanthus isolate Apoly-LR-REF ecotype Palm Island chromosome 4, KAUST_Apoly_ChrSc, whole genome shotgun sequence:
- the creb3l3a gene encoding cyclic AMP-responsive element-binding protein 3-like protein 3-A isoform X1 codes for MEHYHDQGCDGTELLDWLFDQNEGILRHVETGHHSNHHSWPIQDPNQILQADQQGDDYFLNALLSGSESVSASPLWSPSPSDSGISEDPPSDQMDSPGRPESPPGYNQSFGIKPPTKAALEANVSLDLNGWDLGFATGKTRITQYPSDVHRPQLSSGFPLTVKDLLLSGTPEPQPPQPSQKSIQELVLNEDEKKLLAKEGVTLPSQLPLTKYEERILKKIRRKIRNKQSAQESRKKKKEYIDGLENRMTACSAHNQELQRKVSQLEKCNMSLMEQLRRLQALVMNSSNKPAQTGTCVLVLLLSFSLILLPSLKPFSDTKVSQGDFSPVRIQSRSLQNIQASRVLHVADSPFSTEDESEPLHRHFSGDRGLEDITALMGKVGVNQEQSTVESMSLNSSQEDRMDHFHVDPITGHIDTVTLNPHRSAHLQPNADGM; via the exons ATGGAGCACTACCACGATCAG GGCTGTGATGGCACTGAGCTGCTCGACTGGCTGTTTGATCAAAATGAAGGAATCCTCCGTCATGTGGAAACCGGACACCatagcaaccatcactcttggCCAATCCAGGACCCCAAT CAGATACTGCAGGCGGACCAACAGGGAGATGATTACTTTCTAAATGCCCTCCTGAGTGGAAGTGAGTCTGTGTCAGCCTCGCCACTCTGGTCCCCGTCTCCTAGTGACAGTGGGATCAGTGAGGACCCTCCTTCAGACCAGATGGACAGTCCTGGGCGTCCTGAAAGCCCGCCTGGGTACAATCAGTCCTTTGGCATCAAACCCCCAACCAAGGCAGCTCTGGAAGCCAATGTCTCCCTTGACCTCA ACGGCTGGGACCTCGGCTTCGCAACAGGAAAGACGAGGATTACACAATATCCTTCTGATGTACACAGACCACAGCTGTCCTCCGGCTTCCCGCTAACTGTCAAAGATCTGCTGCTATCTGGCACACCGGAGCCA CAACCCccacagccttcccagaagtcAATTCAAGAGTTGGTTCTCAATGAAGACGAGAAGAAGCTTTTAGCGAAGGAGGGGGTCACTCTTCCCAGCCAGCTACCTCTCACAAAG TATGAAGAACGGATTCTGAAGAAAATACGCAGAAAGATTCGCAACAAGCAGTCGGCCCAGgagagcaggaagaagaagaaggaataCATCGATGGTCTGGAGAACAG GATGACTGCTTGCAGTGCACACAACCAGGAACTGCAGAGAAAAGTGTCGCAGCTGGAGAAATGCAACAT GTCTCTAATGGAACAACTGCGCAGGCTGCAGGCTCTGGTCATGAATTCATCCAACAAGCCGGCCCAGACTGGCACATGTGTACTG GTGCTTCTGCTGTCCTTCTCCCTAATCCTGTTGCCCAGCCTCAAGCCATTCTCTGACACCAAGGTCAGCCAAGGAGACTTCAGTCCAGTCAGAA tccagtcACGGTCCCTGCAGAACATTCAGGCTTCCCGTGTGCTGCACGTCGCTGACTCCCCGTTCTCCACCGAGGATGAATCGGAGCCTCTGCACCGGCATTTCTCAGGAGACCGAGGATTGGAAGATATCACCGCACTGATGGGAAAGGTGGGAGTGAACCAAGAACAGTCCACCGTGGAGTCCATGTCTCTAAACAGCAGTCAGGAAGACAGAATGGATCATTTCCATGTAGATCCAATTACCGGTCACATAGATACTGTGACCCTGAATCCCCACCGCTCTGCCCACCTACAACCAAATGCTGATGGCATgtaa
- the creb3l3a gene encoding cyclic AMP-responsive element-binding protein 3-like protein 3-A isoform X2, producing the protein MEHYHDQGCDGTELLDWLFDQNEGILRHVETGHHSNHHSWPIQDPNILQADQQGDDYFLNALLSGSESVSASPLWSPSPSDSGISEDPPSDQMDSPGRPESPPGYNQSFGIKPPTKAALEANVSLDLNGWDLGFATGKTRITQYPSDVHRPQLSSGFPLTVKDLLLSGTPEPQPPQPSQKSIQELVLNEDEKKLLAKEGVTLPSQLPLTKYEERILKKIRRKIRNKQSAQESRKKKKEYIDGLENRMTACSAHNQELQRKVSQLEKCNMSLMEQLRRLQALVMNSSNKPAQTGTCVLVLLLSFSLILLPSLKPFSDTKVSQGDFSPVRIQSRSLQNIQASRVLHVADSPFSTEDESEPLHRHFSGDRGLEDITALMGKVGVNQEQSTVESMSLNSSQEDRMDHFHVDPITGHIDTVTLNPHRSAHLQPNADGM; encoded by the exons ATGGAGCACTACCACGATCAG GGCTGTGATGGCACTGAGCTGCTCGACTGGCTGTTTGATCAAAATGAAGGAATCCTCCGTCATGTGGAAACCGGACACCatagcaaccatcactcttggCCAATCCAGGACCCCAAT ATACTGCAGGCGGACCAACAGGGAGATGATTACTTTCTAAATGCCCTCCTGAGTGGAAGTGAGTCTGTGTCAGCCTCGCCACTCTGGTCCCCGTCTCCTAGTGACAGTGGGATCAGTGAGGACCCTCCTTCAGACCAGATGGACAGTCCTGGGCGTCCTGAAAGCCCGCCTGGGTACAATCAGTCCTTTGGCATCAAACCCCCAACCAAGGCAGCTCTGGAAGCCAATGTCTCCCTTGACCTCA ACGGCTGGGACCTCGGCTTCGCAACAGGAAAGACGAGGATTACACAATATCCTTCTGATGTACACAGACCACAGCTGTCCTCCGGCTTCCCGCTAACTGTCAAAGATCTGCTGCTATCTGGCACACCGGAGCCA CAACCCccacagccttcccagaagtcAATTCAAGAGTTGGTTCTCAATGAAGACGAGAAGAAGCTTTTAGCGAAGGAGGGGGTCACTCTTCCCAGCCAGCTACCTCTCACAAAG TATGAAGAACGGATTCTGAAGAAAATACGCAGAAAGATTCGCAACAAGCAGTCGGCCCAGgagagcaggaagaagaagaaggaataCATCGATGGTCTGGAGAACAG GATGACTGCTTGCAGTGCACACAACCAGGAACTGCAGAGAAAAGTGTCGCAGCTGGAGAAATGCAACAT GTCTCTAATGGAACAACTGCGCAGGCTGCAGGCTCTGGTCATGAATTCATCCAACAAGCCGGCCCAGACTGGCACATGTGTACTG GTGCTTCTGCTGTCCTTCTCCCTAATCCTGTTGCCCAGCCTCAAGCCATTCTCTGACACCAAGGTCAGCCAAGGAGACTTCAGTCCAGTCAGAA tccagtcACGGTCCCTGCAGAACATTCAGGCTTCCCGTGTGCTGCACGTCGCTGACTCCCCGTTCTCCACCGAGGATGAATCGGAGCCTCTGCACCGGCATTTCTCAGGAGACCGAGGATTGGAAGATATCACCGCACTGATGGGAAAGGTGGGAGTGAACCAAGAACAGTCCACCGTGGAGTCCATGTCTCTAAACAGCAGTCAGGAAGACAGAATGGATCATTTCCATGTAGATCCAATTACCGGTCACATAGATACTGTGACCCTGAATCCCCACCGCTCTGCCCACCTACAACCAAATGCTGATGGCATgtaa
- the rxfp3.2b gene encoding relaxin family peptide receptor 3.2b — translation MCEKESPVMNETGVQTLAPEPCEQQILQEDTSGNCSGNSTGNLSLHCWLQLLTRESIMEFQGDGSSVVVRVMIACVYSIVCALGLVGNSLALYLLHSRYRQKQSSINCFVMGLAITDLQFVLTLPFWAVDTALDFRWPFGRVMCKIVSSVTTMNMYASVFFLTAMSVARYYSISSAMKMHSRRAAAARAKWTSLCIWAVSLLATLPHAIYSTSAQVSDEELCLVRFPDSGSWDPQLLLGLYQLQKVLLGFLIPLIIITVCYLLLLRLILSRRIAGIAGPAGPEVKQGRQKRRSKVTKSIAIVVLSFFLCWLPNQALTLWGVLIKFDLVPFSKAFYNVQAYAFPLTVCLAHTNSCLNPVLYCLIRREFRAGLKELLLYATPSFRSLTHLLRRKAKVAEAPPVLVLVQMDV, via the coding sequence ATGTGTGAGAAAGAGAGTCCTGTCATGAATGAAACTGGAGTTCAAACACTGGCTCCAGAGCCATGTGAGCAGCAGATACTACAGGAGGATACCAGTGGAAACTGCAGCGGAAACTCCACCGGCAACCTGTCGCTGCACTGCTGGCTGCAGCTCCTCACCAGGGAGTCTATCATGGAATTTCAAGGAGATGGCTCCAGTGTGGTGGTGCGTGTCATGATAGCATGTGTGTACTCTATAGTCTGTGCACTGGGGCTGGTAGGAAACTCATTGGCTCTGTATCTGCTGCACTCACGCTACAGGCAGAAGCAGTCGTCCATTAACTGCTTTGTGATGGGACTGGCTATCACTGATCTACAGTTTGTGTTGACTTTACCTTTCTGGGCAGTGGACACGGCTCTGGACTTCCGCTGGCCGTTTGGCCGAGTGATGTGCAAAATCGTCAGCTCTGTCACAACCATGAACATGTACGCCAGTGTATTCTTCCTCACAGCTATGAGTGTGGCACGTTACTACTCTATCTCCTCTGCGATGAAGATGCACAGCCGGCGGGCAGCAGCCGCCAGGGCCAAGTGGACGAGCCTGTGCATCTGGGCAGTGTCTCTGCTGGCCACTTTGCCTCATGCCATCTACTCCACCAGCGCCCAGGTGTCAGATGAGGAGCTCTGTCTGGTGAGGTTCCCAGATTCGGGCAGCTGGGATCCCCAGCTTCTGCTTGGTCTCTACCAACTGCAAAAGGTCCTGCTGGGCTTCCTCATTCCTCTGATAATAATCACTGTCTGctacctgctgctgcttcgCCTTATCCTGAGTCGACGCATCGCAGGTATAGCAGGTCCAGCAGGTCCAGAAGTGAAGCAAGGCCGGCAGAAACGACGCTCTAAAGTCACCAAATCAATTGCAATTGTTGTTCTGTCCTTCTTTCTGTGCTGGCTTCCCAATCAGGCCCTGACGCTGTGGGGAGTACTCATAAAGTTTGACCTCGTGCCCTTCAGCAAGGCTTTCTACAACGTGCAGGCCTATGCCTTCCCCCTGACAGTGTGCTTGGCACACACCAACAGCTGCCTCAACCCTGTGCTCTACTGCCTGATTCGCCGGGAATTTCGTGCAGGCCTCAAGGAACTTCTCCTCTACGCCACTCCGTCCTTCAGGAGTTTGACCCATCTGCTACGTCGCAAGGCCAAAGTGGCCGAGGCACCACCTGTTCTGGTTTTGGTCCAAATGGACGTCTGA